From a region of the Arvicanthis niloticus isolate mArvNil1 chromosome 6, mArvNil1.pat.X, whole genome shotgun sequence genome:
- the Cfap97d1 gene encoding sperm axonemal maintenance protein CFAP97D1: MNNSLDYLAYPVIVSNHRQSTTFRKKLDFGHYILHKNRVQIVKPAVDTKPPMAHTHYILKLSKLQGEQKRIDKIEYENRQLCQKIANAHRGPAKVDCWNEYLSRSLNRESRNRELVRITMENQGILRRLSDRKPHYDRRASEMDWQNSRRYIRNTTRYLLFQEE, encoded by the exons ATGAACAATTCCCTGGATTATCTGGCCTATCCTGTAATCGTCTCTAATCACAGGCAAAGCACAACATTCAGGAAGAAACTGGACTTCGGCCACTACATATTGCACAAAAATAGAGTACAAATAG TGAAGCCTGCCGTCGATACCAAACCTCCAATGGCGCACacacattacattttaaaattgagcAAACTCCAG GGTGAACAAAAGAGAATCGACAAAATTGAATACGAAAATAGACAGTTATGTCAGAAAATTGCGAATGCCCATCGAGGCCCTGCAAAGGTGGACTGCTGGAACGAGTATCTTTCAAGAAG CTTAAACAGGGAATCAAGGAATCGCGAGCTAGTAAGAATCACCATGGAAAACCAGGGCATCCTAAGGAGGTTGAGTGATCGCAAACCCCACTATGACCGCAGGGCATCGGAGATGGACTGGCAG aattcAAGGCGATATATCAGAAACACAACAAGATATCTTCTCTTCCAAGAAGAATAg